The Salinirubellus salinus genome segment GTTCGCCGAGACGACGACGGACAAGCGCATCGCGACGGCCCACGAGGTGGCCGAACTCGCCGACGACCTCGACGCCGACGCCCTCGTCGCGGTCGGCGGTGGCTCCTCGCTGGACGTCGCGAAGGTCGCGGCCACGCTCCGCGAGACGGGCCAGTCGCTCGACGAGGCGCGGGCCGCGCTCCGCGAGGGTGGGCTGGCACTCCCGCAGGAGGCGACGCCGACGCCCATCGTGGCCGTCCCGACGACGCTCGCGGGCGCGGAACTCTCGGTCGTCGCCGGTATCACCGACGCGCCCGACAGCGAGGGCGACCTCGTCGTCCGCGGGGGCGTGTTCGACCCGCGGCTGATGCCCGCGGCCGTCGTCTACGACCCGTCGCTGTTCGAGACCACCCCGCACGGCGTCCTCTGTGCGTCGGCGATGAACGGCTTCGACAAGGGGCTGGAGACGGTGTACGCCCGGAACGCCACGCCGGTCACGGACGCGACGGCGATGCGTGGGCTCTCGCTGCTGCGGCGGGGGCTCCCCGAACTCGGTGCGGGCGAGTGGGACGCGGACACCCTCTACGACTGCATCGTCGGGACGATGCTCGTCCAGTACGGCTGTTCGCGCTCCGACGGGACCACGCTCTCGGTGATCCACGCCTACGGCCACGGGGTCGCCCGCGGGTTCGCCGTCCAGCAAGGTGGCGCTCACGCCATCGTCCTGCCGGACGCGCTGGAACACCTGTTCGGCGAGGTGGACGCCCGGCGCGACCTGCTGGCCGAGGCGTTCGACGTGGCGGCCGACTCCCCCGAGGCGACGGCCGAGGGGGTCGTCGAGGCCGTGACGGAGGTCCGGGACGCGCTCGGCCTCC includes the following:
- a CDS encoding iron-containing alcohol dehydrogenase family protein, yielding MDDRIPEFRFPYDPPTVRYGRDAVEDLAAELAAIDVERALVVAGETTGTSDAVGGRVEAGLGDRLVETFAETTTDKRIATAHEVAELADDLDADALVAVGGGSSLDVAKVAATLRETGQSLDEARAALREGGLALPQEATPTPIVAVPTTLAGAELSVVAGITDAPDSEGDLVVRGGVFDPRLMPAAVVYDPSLFETTPHGVLCASAMNGFDKGLETVYARNATPVTDATAMRGLSLLRRGLPELGAGEWDADTLYDCIVGTMLVQYGCSRSDGTTLSVIHAYGHGVARGFAVQQGGAHAIVLPDALEHLFGEVDARRDLLAEAFDVAADSPEATAEGVVEAVTEVRDALGLPTRLRDVEDMDESDLPKIADVVVEDGFMRNRPEGYDPTAEDVLGVLERAW